One window of the Lytechinus pictus isolate F3 Inbred chromosome 5, Lp3.0, whole genome shotgun sequence genome contains the following:
- the LOC129260506 gene encoding uncharacterized protein LOC129260506 — MGIITCHTHDGGAMDSLNIILCLVCLIVKLASVSAQEVAYMIASEEVNVQRGDTAVLPCVLDPTQNAFVIWRRLDPLIDLSLGVMLDSNLDPGLKERVRIVANRQAGEYNLEIMDVRVSDESSYKCDVIFGLMTSRTVSTSVRLNVYVPPEEGFPLCDVNPAIPLKKGKVVTMSCSTRGGHPPSKVTWYRGRNPVTTAAENEQQLRWRLTDSDYGVQFTCIETHPALPGVRECSVVPLPFRLSVDLIPSIAEVDAGGETSFTCQGRGPTDAPLNFKWEVNNQGIAPRGKWAISGGNGQILSVSNVTTFDNQSSIICTVTAGPGQSVKTYAVLVVNGKPIRRTSTSSRGKSWNHPSTRHPMLRNKNDQQERSSLTTSNSISRRLVIIISFGAVMFGVLVGATVAIVSIYRSRKVAGTQSKPKSFKSSFKTGSTKSSRQIGKRNRGFNNRGSRIWRDSRRITFNDTQITFADPILDYDEPPAETTSTDPDDSYLGLCPDSLSSSKYEDLHSHVMNSLSFDRFYNEAPSVPELEYEDVIADRNWSTRSYPVNINQCDESIYLNRTSVP, encoded by the coding sequence ATGGGGATCATTACTTGCCATACTCATGACGGCGGTGCAATGGATAGCTTAAATATAATACTGTGTTTGGTGTGTCTGATTGTTAAACTTGCATCTGTGTCGGCCCAGGAAGTGGCATACATGATAGCTTCCGAGGAGGTCAATGTACAACGAGGCGATACGGCGGTCCTTCCCTGTGTTCTTGATCCGACGCAGAATGCCTTCGTCATCTGGCGCCGTCTGGACCCACTCATTGACCTTAGTCTGGGTGTCATGTTGGACAGCAATCTAGATCCTGGTTTGAAAGAGAGAGTTAGGATCGTCGCCAATCGACAAGCAGGGGAATACAATCTCGAAATCATGGACGTTCGGGTGAGCGACGAAAGTTCATATAAGTGTGACGTTATTTTCGGTTTGATGACATCGAGGACAGTCAGCACATCGGTGCGATTGAATGTGTATGTTCCACCAGAAGAAGGGTTTCCGCTATGTGACGTCAATCCGGCGATACCGTTAAAGAAGGGAAAGGTGGTGACGATGTCATGTTCAACAAGAGGTGGACATCCACCCTCCAAGGTTACATGGTACCGTGGAAGAAACCCTGTCACTACTGCAGCTGAAAACGAACAACAGCTTCGATGGAGACTGACAGACAGTGATTATGGCGTTCAGTTTACCTGCATCGAGACGCATCCAGCTCTACCTGGTGTCAGGGAATGTAGCGTGGTGCCCCTTCCTTTCCGTCTTTCCGTTGATCTCATTCCTTCGATCGCTGAGGTGGACGCTGGTGGAGAGACGTCTTTCACCTGTCAGGGTCGCGGACCTACCGATGCTCCTCTCAATTTCAAGTGGGAAGTGAATAACCAGGGAATCGCACCCAGAGGCAAATGGGCGATTTCTGGGGGCAACGGTCAAATCTTGTCCGTCTCCAATGTGACTACCTTTGATAATCAATCAAGCATTATATGCACCGTCACGGCTGGCCCGGGACAATCTGTTAAGACTTACGCAGTACTTGTGGTTAATGGTAAACCTATCAGGAGAACGTCCACTTCATCGAGAGGTAAATCGTGGAATCATCCTTCAACGCGTCATCCTATGCTAAGGAACAAGAATGACCAACAAGAGAGATCGAGTCTAACCACGTCAAATTCAATCAGTAGAAGActtgtcattatcatatcattcGGGGCAGTCATGTTTGGTGTGCTTGTCGGTGCCACAGTCGCAATCGTAAGTATCTATCGGAGTCGCAAGGTAGCCGGGACGCAGTCAAAACCGAAGTCTTTCAAGAGCTCGTTTAAGACCGGGTCTACGAAGAGTTCACGGCAAATTGGAAAGCGGAACCGCGGGTTCAACAACAGAGGAAGTCGTATATGGCGGGATTCCAGGAGAATCACCTTCAACGACACTCAGATTACTTTCGCAGACCCGATTCTAGATTACGACGAGCCACCGGCCGAAACGACGTCGACGGACCCTGACGATAGTTACCTCGGCCTTTGTCCCGACAGTCTGTCGTCGTCGAAATACGAAGATCTACATAGCCATGTTATGAACTCGTTAAGCTTCGACCGTTTCTACAACGAAGCGCCGTCGGTTCCGGAACTGGAATACGAGGATGTTATAGCGGATCGGAATTGGTCAACGAGAAGCTACCCAGTGAATATAAACCAATGCGATGAAAGTATATACCTCAATAGGACATCAGTTCCCTGA